A segment of the Bradyrhizobium sp. CCBAU 53340 genome:
GTCTCGCGCACAAACGCGGCCGGCGACATCGGGACCCGGAACCGTCGGGTCCGGACAATGCCGCTTTTGGCGCTTCACCGCAAGGATTCGGACCGGGCGATCCCCTCCGCACGCCCCAAATCGGCCCCTGAGTCGGTCAAGTGACCGTCAAGACCGCCCCAAGACGCCGCTACTATGGCCTTATCGTGACGGCGGCGGCTGCCCGCCGCCGGATGCTCACGCGAACGTGCGCCAGATCACCCTCTGGGACCCAGCGTGCCCTACATTGCCTCGTAGTTCGGTCCGCCGCCGCCCTCCGGGGGAACCCAGGTGATGTTGCCGTTCGGGTCCTTCACGTCGCAGGTTTTGCAGTGGACGCAGTTCTGCGCGTTGATCTGGAAGCGCGGGCTGCCGCCCTCCTCGATCCATTCATAGACGCCAGCCGGGCAATAGCGATTCGACGGGCCCGCGAAGACGTCGTGCTCCGAGGTCTTTTGCAGGTTCATGTCCGTAACCTTCAGGTGGACCGGCTGGTCCTCCTCATGGTTGGTGTTGGACAGGAACACCGAGGACAGCTTGTCGAACGAGATCTTGCCGTCGGGCTTCGGATAGGCCTTCGGTGCGTGGCTCTTGGCCGCGTCGAGCGTGGCGCGATCAGGTTTTGCGTGAGACACCGTGCCAAACAGCGAGGCGCCAAACAGCGTGTTGCACCACATGTCGAAAATGCCGAGCCCAGCGCCGATGAAGGTGCCGAACTTCGACAGGAGCGGCTTGGCGTTGCGGACGGGATAGAGGTCCTTGCCGACGACGGAGTCGCGCCAGGCGTTCTCGTATTCGACGAGCTCGTCATTGGCGCGGCCGGCACCGAGCGCTACGGCAACATGCTCAGCTGCGAGCATGCCGGTGCCCATCGCATTGTGCACGCCCTTGATGCGCGGCACGTTGACGAAGCCGGCCGCACAGCCGATCAGCGCACCGCCCGGAAAGCTCAGCTTCGGCACCGACTGGTAGCCGCCTTCGGTGATCGCGCGCGCGCCATAAGCAAGCCGCTTGCCGCCTTCGAGCGTGGCGCGCACGGCGGGATGGCTCTTGACGCGCTGGAACTCGTCGAACGGCGACAGATAGGGATCGTTGTAGTTGAGGTGGACGACGAAGCCGATCGACACCAGGTTCTCGTCGTAATGGTAGAAGAACAGGCCGCCGCCGGTGTCGTTCTTGAGCGGCCAGCCGACGGCATGCTGGACGAGGCCCTTCTGATGCTTGGCGGGATCGATCTGCCAGACCTCCTTGAGGCCGATGCCGAACTTCGGCGGCTCGCTCTTGGCGTCGAGCGCGAACTTGTTGATCAGCTGCTTGGACAGGCTGCCGCGCGCGCCTTCGGCGAACAGCGTGTACTTGCCGAGCAACTCCATGCCACGGGTAAAGGAGTCCTTGGGCTTGCCGTCCCTCCCGATGCCCATGTCGCCGGTGGCGATGCCCCGCACCGCGCCCTTGTCGTCATAGAGCACTTCGGCCGCCGCAAAGCCCGGATAGATCTCGACGCCGAGCGCCTCGGCCTTGCGCGCCAGCCAGCGGCAGACATTGCCGAGCGAGCCGATGTAGCAGTGATGATTGTTCATCAAGGGCGGCATCAGGAAGTTCGGGATCTTGAATGAGCCCGTCTCGGTGAACCAGAAGAAGCGGTCGTCCTTCACCTGGGTCTTGAGCGTGCAATCCGAATCCTCGCGCCAGTCGGGGATCAGCTTGTCGAGCCCGGCTGGATCGATCACGGCGCCGGAAAGAATGTGCGCACCGACCTCGGAGCCCTTCTCCACCACGACGACGTTGAGGTCGGCGTTGAGCTGCTTCAGCCGGATCGCCGCGGCCAGGCCCGAGGGGCCGGCGCCGACGATGACGACGTCAAATTCCATGGATTCGCGCGGGGGAAGTTCTTCGGTGCTCATCTGATCTCAGCCCTTGAGACGGTTCCTTATCATTTGCGCCCCCTTGTTTCCGATTTTTCCGGGTAGGACAACCACGGAAATGCGTTCCGCTGGGATGCAAGGCGTCTTAAGATGAACTAATAGTCTGACTTTCCCAATGATCCCCGAGCCCGCACCCACCGTCCGAGAGCTGCTCGCCTTCTATCTGGAGGCCGGTGTCGACTGCGCGCTTACGGAGGAGCCGATCGACCGCCTGGCGGAATTAGACACCCCGCCACCGGCCCCTCGCGCAGCGCCGGTCGAGACAGCGAGGCCTGTCGCGGCGCCGGCAGTGATGCGCGGCGAGGCCGCCCCGGCACCCGACGTCGCGATTGCCTCGGCCCGCGATGCCGCGCGCACCGCGCCGACGCTCGAGGCACTCCGCGAGCTCATGCAGAACTTCGAGGGCTGTGCGCTCAAACATACCGCGACGCGGCTGGTGTTCGCCGACGGCAATCCGCAGGCGCGCATCATGTTCGTCGGCGAGGCGCCGGGCCGCGACGAGGACATCGAGGGGCTGCCGTTTGTGGGCCGCAGCGGCAAGCTGCTCGACCTCATGATCGGCGCGATCGGACTGAACCGGACCACGGCCTACATCACCAACGTCATTCCCTGGCGACCGCCGGGCAACCGCACGCCGACGCCGCAGGAAACGCAGATCTGCCTGCCCTTCATCCAGCGTCATATCGAGCTGGTGAACCCCGACGTGCTGGTGACCCTCGGCAATCCCTCGACGCAGACATTGCTGTCGACGCGCGAAGGCATCATGCGCACGCGCGGGCGCTGGTTCGACTACGACACCGGCCAGCGCACCATCCGCGCGCTGCCGACGTTCCACCCGGCGTACCTCTTGCGCTCGCCGTCCTACAAGCGGCTGGCCTGGCAGGATCTGCGGTCGATTGCGAAGGCGCTGGCGCAAGGCTCGTGAGAGACAGAACGGCCTATCCCCGTCATTGCGAGCGCAGCGAAGCAATCCAGAATCTTTCCGGAGTGAGACTCTGGATTGCTTCGTCGCAAGGGCTCCTCGCAATGACGACGGAGAGAGTTCGCTACGTCCCCTTCGGCCGGACGATGGCCCAGCCGATGCGCAACAATCCCTGACGGCCGGTTACCAGCCATTCGAACGCGCGCGGCACTTCCGGCACGATGCCGGGGAAGCGCTTCAGAATCTCGGGCGGCGGAGTACCGGCGGTATCGGAGGCGCGCCAGACCACGACGCCACCGCTCTCGCTGAATTTGGCCGACGACATCCACGGCGTGCGTGCAGGGTCGGCATCGATGAAGAGATGCGGCCGACCGGAATGCAGCGTGATCAGGCTCGCAAGTTGCGTCTCGCCGGCGACCGCACGCAGGCGATGATTGGTGCGGCGGGCGAAGCTGTCGTCGAAGAAATCCGAGATCGCGCGAGCCGGCATCGAGGTCGCGATCTCGCCGATGCCGGTCCAGGGCATGAACAGCACGGCCAGCACGACGCCGGCGGCGGGCGCCACCACGGCCGCCGCCCACACCGTGCGCAAAATCCGCGCGCTGCGCATGGCGATCAGGTCACCGGCCGCTACGACCATAGCGAGGCCCGACATGACAAGAACGACGCCAGCACCGCCAACGACCGCCTCGAAACCGAACAGACCGGAGATCAGGACCGCACCGAGCGCAGGCGCGAGCGCGAAGAAGTAGACGAAATTGCGCGCAAGCGGCTCGACCGGCGGCCGGTAGATGATCGGCGCCTCCTCGCTCTTGCCGGCAAACAGGGGTGTGTTGAGGAAGCTCAGCACCGGGACCGCGACCGCGCCGAGCACGAGCCCGCCGAGCAACCAGGCGGTGTGGACCGCACGGGCACCGAGGTCAGCCACTTGCGGCAGGGCCGGCAGGACAAGAGTTTGGGCGCGCATCAGCCAGACCGCATAGGGCAGCGCCAACACGGCGACGACGACAAGCGCAAACAGCGGATCGAGCGCGCGCAAGGTCCGGCGTCCGCCGGCGGTCGACAGTGCAAAGATGACGAGCAGCGCGAGCAGGAAGATCGCGGCCGGCGTGGTCAGGAGCAACAGGCCCGCTTCGATCGACCAGGCAAACCAGGCATTGCCGCGACGCTGGCCGATGATCTGCCAGGAATGCAGCAGCAGCAGCGCCCACAGCGGCCGCGCGAGGACCAGGGGACTGAAGTCGAGCGCGGACGAGGAGAACGCCAGCACCGTCATGGTCAGCAGCACGGCAAGGACCGCCTGCTGGGTGCCGACCACGGCGCGCGCGAGGTGATAAAGCGCGATGAAGGTCGCGACCTCGCAGAGCTCGGCGAGGAGATAGACGCCGAACATGTGGCCACCGGCGATGCGGTAGGCGATGTCGGCGAGCCAGATCGATAGCGGCGGGCCAAGATCAGTGCCGACCTGGTACTCGCGGCCGAAGGCCAGCAGGGTCGCGAGGCCGCCGGGCGGGCTGCGGTAGAACAACAGCGCCACCAGCAGCCACATCGCGGCCTGCAGCAGCACGGCAATCCAGACGATCAGCCGCGGCCGGGCGCGAATGAGCTCGATGACCAGGGAGGTAAACCGCATGCAACGCCCGCAAGATGCAGCCAACCCGTCCAGCCGGCCCTATTCGCTCACATCTGTTTTGATAAAGGGCGCCACGCGTCGTGGCAACGGCAGTCTACT
Coding sequences within it:
- a CDS encoding electron transfer flavoprotein-ubiquinone oxidoreductase, with protein sequence MSTEELPPRESMEFDVVIVGAGPSGLAAAIRLKQLNADLNVVVVEKGSEVGAHILSGAVIDPAGLDKLIPDWREDSDCTLKTQVKDDRFFWFTETGSFKIPNFLMPPLMNNHHCYIGSLGNVCRWLARKAEALGVEIYPGFAAAEVLYDDKGAVRGIATGDMGIGRDGKPKDSFTRGMELLGKYTLFAEGARGSLSKQLINKFALDAKSEPPKFGIGLKEVWQIDPAKHQKGLVQHAVGWPLKNDTGGGLFFYHYDENLVSIGFVVHLNYNDPYLSPFDEFQRVKSHPAVRATLEGGKRLAYGARAITEGGYQSVPKLSFPGGALIGCAAGFVNVPRIKGVHNAMGTGMLAAEHVAVALGAGRANDELVEYENAWRDSVVGKDLYPVRNAKPLLSKFGTFIGAGLGIFDMWCNTLFGASLFGTVSHAKPDRATLDAAKSHAPKAYPKPDGKISFDKLSSVFLSNTNHEEDQPVHLKVTDMNLQKTSEHDVFAGPSNRYCPAGVYEWIEEGGSPRFQINAQNCVHCKTCDVKDPNGNITWVPPEGGGGPNYEAM
- a CDS encoding uracil-DNA glycosylase family protein, producing MIPEPAPTVRELLAFYLEAGVDCALTEEPIDRLAELDTPPPAPRAAPVETARPVAAPAVMRGEAAPAPDVAIASARDAARTAPTLEALRELMQNFEGCALKHTATRLVFADGNPQARIMFVGEAPGRDEDIEGLPFVGRSGKLLDLMIGAIGLNRTTAYITNVIPWRPPGNRTPTPQETQICLPFIQRHIELVNPDVLVTLGNPSTQTLLSTREGIMRTRGRWFDYDTGQRTIRALPTFHPAYLLRSPSYKRLAWQDLRSIAKALAQGS
- a CDS encoding glycosyltransferase family 39 protein, with protein sequence MRFTSLVIELIRARPRLIVWIAVLLQAAMWLLVALLFYRSPPGGLATLLAFGREYQVGTDLGPPLSIWLADIAYRIAGGHMFGVYLLAELCEVATFIALYHLARAVVGTQQAVLAVLLTMTVLAFSSSALDFSPLVLARPLWALLLLHSWQIIGQRRGNAWFAWSIEAGLLLLTTPAAIFLLALLVIFALSTAGGRRTLRALDPLFALVVVAVLALPYAVWLMRAQTLVLPALPQVADLGARAVHTAWLLGGLVLGAVAVPVLSFLNTPLFAGKSEEAPIIYRPPVEPLARNFVYFFALAPALGAVLISGLFGFEAVVGGAGVVLVMSGLAMVVAAGDLIAMRSARILRTVWAAAVVAPAAGVVLAVLFMPWTGIGEIATSMPARAISDFFDDSFARRTNHRLRAVAGETQLASLITLHSGRPHLFIDADPARTPWMSSAKFSESGGVVVWRASDTAGTPPPEILKRFPGIVPEVPRAFEWLVTGRQGLLRIGWAIVRPKGT